Proteins encoded by one window of Erwinia pyrifoliae DSM 12163:
- the dcuR gene encoding two-component system response regulator DcuR, with protein MINVLVVDDDAMVAELNRCYVAQLPGFTCCGVASTLQQARELLQNNELAFDLILLDIYLHQDNGLDLLPTLRETKLPVEVIVISSAADAATIRQSLHYGVVDYLIKPFQFSRFEEALTGWQQKKKLIDSHPFYQQADVDQLIHGNHPAMDDAKRLPKGLTPQTLRTLCLWINAHPTEEFSTDDLAAAVNISRVSCRKYLIWLAQINILFTSIHYGATGRPVYRYRLQAEYSAQLKQYCQ; from the coding sequence ATGATCAATGTTTTAGTCGTCGATGATGACGCGATGGTCGCAGAACTTAACCGTTGCTATGTTGCACAGCTTCCCGGCTTTACCTGCTGTGGTGTGGCATCGACATTACAGCAGGCAAGAGAACTGTTACAGAACAATGAATTGGCTTTTGACCTGATCCTGCTGGATATCTACCTGCATCAGGATAACGGGCTGGATCTGTTGCCCACATTGCGTGAAACAAAACTGCCAGTCGAAGTGATCGTGATATCCTCCGCCGCCGACGCTGCTACTATCAGACAGTCACTGCATTATGGCGTGGTAGACTATTTAATCAAACCCTTTCAGTTCTCACGCTTTGAAGAAGCGTTGACAGGCTGGCAACAGAAAAAAAAGCTTATTGACTCTCACCCATTCTATCAACAGGCCGATGTAGACCAGTTGATTCACGGTAATCACCCGGCGATGGATGATGCAAAAAGGCTACCGAAAGGGTTAACCCCGCAAACGCTGCGTACTCTGTGCCTGTGGATCAATGCTCATCCAACCGAAGAGTTCTCTACCGATGATCTGGCCGCCGCCGTCAATATTTCACGCGTCTCCTGCCGCAAATATCTTATCTGGCTCGCGCAGATCAATATCCTGTTCACCAGCATTCATTACGGAGCCACCGGCCGGCCGGTATACCGTTACCGTCTTCAGGCAGAATATAGTGCTCAGCTTAAGCAGTACTGTCAGTGA
- a CDS encoding IS3 family transposase produces MSLSKKIGLSSVSRPCVVCLELPEAAGMSGACVAIKSARASSSASSAIRPSVRHLLRQNSVMAHLVLLTSCRSTTSKTIAASLRRQGLRAKAARKFSPVSYREHGLPVSENLLKQDFYASGANQKWAGDITYLRTDEGWLYLAVVIDLWSRSVIGWSMSPRMTAQLACDALQMALWRRKRPEKVIVHTDRGGQYCSSDYQSLLKCHNLRGSMSAKGCCYDNACVESFFHSLKVECIHGERFASREIMRTTVFNYIECDYNRWRRHSACGGLSPEQFENQNLA; encoded by the coding sequence ATGTCTTTATCGAAAAAAATCGGGCTGAGTTCAGTATCAAGGCCATGTGTCGTGTGCTTAGAATTGCCCGAAGCGGCTGGTATGTCTGGTGCCTGCGTCGCCATCAAATCAGCCCGCGCCAGCAGTTCCGCCTCATCTGCGATAAGGCCGTCGGTAAGGCATTTACTGAGGCAAAACAGCGTTATGGCGCACCTCGTCTTGCTGACGAGCTGCCGGAGTACAACATCAAAAACCATTGCCGCCAGCCTGCGACGTCAGGGGCTGCGGGCGAAAGCGGCCCGCAAGTTCAGTCCGGTCAGTTATCGTGAACACGGCCTGCCCGTGTCAGAGAACCTGCTGAAACAGGATTTTTACGCCAGCGGCGCAAACCAGAAGTGGGCAGGTGACATCACCTACTTACGTACAGATGAGGGCTGGCTGTATCTGGCGGTGGTCATTGACCTGTGGTCGCGTTCCGTCATTGGCTGGTCGATGTCGCCGCGTATGACCGCACAACTGGCCTGCGACGCACTGCAGATGGCGTTGTGGCGGCGAAAACGTCCTGAAAAAGTGATTGTTCACACTGACCGTGGTGGGCAGTACTGTTCATCGGATTATCAGAGCTTGCTGAAATGTCATAATCTGCGCGGGAGCATGAGCGCAAAAGGCTGCTGTTATGACAATGCCTGCGTGGAAAGCTTCTTTCATTCGCTGAAGGTGGAATGTATCCACGGAGAACGCTTTGCCAGCCGGGAAATAATGCGGACAACGGTGTTTAATTATATCGAGTGTGATTACAATCGGTGGCGTCGTCACAGTGCCTGTGGCGGCCTTAGTCCTGAACAATTTGAAAACCAGAACCTCGCTTAG
- a CDS encoding FAD:protein FMN transferase, producing the protein MFSETGVYSYSAVLMGSPILLKLYQLNQKLAGNVFRLIKQQEDIFTVNRPHSEVMAINRAAGKHAVAVSRALYGVIKRAKEASVLPDSRFNLTIGPLVKRWKIGFNGNSVPTEPELRALLTLTDPRQVDLDDATASVYLQRPGMEIDLGAIAKGYIADVVRDYLLQQGVSDALINLGGNVLVLGNNVQQAWRIGLKQPFAADNAPLGIISVANKSVVTSGIYERYFMQDGRCYHHILDPQTGYPLDNELLSVTVICDNAIDGDIWTTLIYGQGVRKGLETLSQNPGIEAIFITRNRQIICSSQRYFGFNLLNDSYQLTDSTA; encoded by the coding sequence ATGTTTTCAGAAACCGGCGTCTACAGTTATTCCGCTGTACTGATGGGATCTCCGATCCTGCTAAAGCTGTATCAACTTAATCAGAAGCTGGCGGGCAATGTGTTTCGCTTGATTAAACAACAGGAGGATATCTTCACCGTTAATCGTCCTCACTCTGAAGTCATGGCCATTAATCGTGCAGCCGGTAAGCATGCGGTTGCCGTTAGCCGGGCGCTTTACGGGGTGATCAAACGAGCTAAAGAGGCCAGCGTGCTGCCTGACAGCCGTTTCAACTTGACTATCGGGCCGTTGGTAAAACGCTGGAAGATTGGATTTAACGGTAACAGCGTGCCGACAGAACCTGAATTGCGCGCTTTACTGACACTGACCGATCCGCGTCAGGTTGACCTTGACGATGCGACAGCATCTGTATATCTGCAACGCCCGGGCATGGAGATCGACCTGGGGGCGATTGCTAAAGGCTATATCGCAGACGTGGTGCGTGACTACCTGCTTCAGCAGGGGGTTAGCGATGCGCTGATTAATCTCGGTGGTAACGTGCTGGTACTGGGGAATAACGTACAGCAAGCCTGGAGAATAGGGCTTAAGCAGCCGTTCGCTGCCGACAATGCGCCGCTCGGAATAATCAGTGTTGCTAATAAATCGGTGGTGACTTCCGGTATCTATGAACGTTATTTCATGCAGGACGGGCGCTGCTACCACCATATTCTAGACCCGCAAACTGGCTATCCACTGGATAACGAGTTGCTGAGCGTTACCGTCATTTGCGACAACGCAATCGACGGCGATATCTGGACCACTCTGATTTACGGGCAAGGCGTGAGAAAGGGGCTGGAAACACTTTCGCAGAACCCGGGAATTGAAGCTATTTTCATCACCCGAAACAGGCAAATTATTTGCTCCTCGCAGCGTTATTTCGGCTTTAATCTGCTAAACGACAGCTATCAGCTCACTGACAGTACTGCTTAA
- a CDS encoding transposase, whose product MTKPASTSKKPRKQHTPEFRNEALKLAERIGVAPAARELRLYESQLYAWRSKLKNAHSSSEREQEMSVEIARLKRQLAEQAEELAILQKAATYFAKRLK is encoded by the coding sequence ATGACAAAACCAGCATCAACCAGCAAAAAGCCACGCAAACAACATACGCCTGAATTTCGCAACGAAGCCCTGAAACTTGCTGAGCGTATCGGTGTGGCTCCAGCTGCCCGTGAACTCCGTCTGTATGAATCGCAGCTTTATGCCTGGCGCAGCAAGCTCAAAAATGCACATTCCTCTTCTGAACGTGAGCAGGAAATGTCTGTTGAAATTGCCCGCCTTAAGCGGCAACTGGCGGAGCAGGCTGAGGAGCTGGCCATTCTCCAAAAGGCCGCGACATACTTCGCGAAGCGCCTGAAATGA
- a CDS encoding sensor histidine kinase — MNNPKSSNCSCKRPMKLSASVSLLVSAVIATVLLIVHLFYLVQISCMTQHSIRDKALALARTLAISPDIQRGLQQVPDNGIIQTIASATQRSNGLLFVVVTNMAGIRYSHPNKNLIGQHFIGDDLYPALKSRENTAINSGKLGVALRVFTPIYDSQQRQIGVVAIGISLGDVAHQINHGRWNIFWSALFGILVGAMGTYLLVRAAKRILLGLEPYEISTLLEQHQAMLQSMKEGVIAVDDRKQATLINRAARQLLRETGLLQALDCDSPEIVAACGPLIDNLHGVMKSGVARRDEEINFNGRILLCNTMPVRKNTAIIGAICTFRDKTEISRLLQRLDGMVSYIDALRERSHEFMNKLHVILGLMHMKNYDKLEDYILKTAYNYQTEIGSLSGIIKSPVIAGFLISKISRAYDTGNRLTIIEDSLLPDNGNEQQVAVLITVLGNLIENALDAAGESGDGEISVLLHYQNGWLNCEVSDDGPGIAAPRLKNIFAKGYSSKGDNRGVGLFLAKQQTESIGGKIIVESEPAVYTQFFVKLPWDGEHKKA; from the coding sequence ATGAATAACCCGAAGTCATCGAATTGCTCATGCAAGCGCCCGATGAAACTCAGTGCTTCTGTCAGCCTGCTGGTTAGCGCTGTTATAGCTACCGTATTGTTAATTGTACATCTGTTCTATTTAGTCCAGATAAGTTGCATGACACAGCACAGTATCAGAGATAAAGCACTGGCGTTAGCACGGACGCTGGCGATTTCTCCTGATATTCAACGTGGCCTGCAGCAGGTTCCTGACAACGGCATAATTCAGACGATCGCCAGTGCAACACAGCGGAGTAACGGCCTACTTTTTGTGGTGGTCACCAATATGGCGGGTATTCGCTACTCTCATCCTAATAAAAACTTAATTGGCCAGCATTTTATTGGGGATGACCTCTACCCAGCCCTGAAAAGCCGCGAAAATACAGCGATTAACAGTGGCAAGCTTGGCGTCGCACTTCGGGTATTCACCCCAATATATGACAGCCAGCAGCGGCAAATTGGCGTAGTCGCGATTGGGATCTCTCTTGGTGATGTGGCACACCAGATCAACCATGGTCGCTGGAATATTTTCTGGAGCGCCTTGTTTGGTATATTGGTCGGCGCAATGGGAACTTACCTGCTGGTCAGGGCAGCCAAACGCATTTTGCTTGGGCTGGAGCCTTATGAAATATCAACCCTGCTTGAACAGCATCAGGCCATGCTACAGTCAATGAAAGAGGGTGTGATTGCGGTCGACGATCGTAAGCAAGCCACACTGATCAACCGTGCTGCACGCCAGCTGTTGCGTGAAACGGGTCTCCTTCAGGCGCTTGATTGTGATAGCCCTGAGATTGTCGCCGCTTGCGGGCCGCTTATTGATAATCTGCATGGCGTGATGAAAAGTGGTGTTGCGCGGCGCGATGAAGAGATCAATTTCAATGGCCGGATACTGCTGTGCAATACGATGCCGGTGCGCAAAAATACGGCTATTATTGGAGCCATCTGTACCTTCAGAGATAAGACTGAGATAAGCCGGCTGCTCCAGCGCCTTGATGGTATGGTCAGTTATATCGATGCGCTGCGTGAACGTTCCCATGAGTTTATGAATAAGCTACATGTCATCCTCGGTCTGATGCATATGAAGAACTACGACAAGCTGGAAGATTACATCCTTAAGACGGCGTATAATTATCAGACCGAGATTGGATCGCTGTCAGGAATAATCAAATCACCTGTTATCGCGGGTTTTCTGATAAGTAAAATCAGCCGCGCTTACGACACAGGTAATCGTCTGACGATTATTGAGGATAGCCTGCTCCCTGACAATGGGAACGAACAGCAGGTAGCGGTATTAATTACCGTGCTCGGTAATTTGATCGAAAACGCCCTGGATGCCGCTGGCGAGAGTGGTGATGGCGAGATCAGCGTATTGCTACATTATCAGAATGGCTGGCTCAATTGTGAGGTTAGCGATGATGGCCCGGGCATAGCGGCACCGCGCTTGAAAAACATTTTTGCCAAAGGCTATTCCTCAAAAGGCGACAATCGTGGCGTCGGGCTTTTCCTGGCAAAACAACAAACCGAAAGCATTGGTGGAAAAATTATTGTAGAGTCCGAACCTGCCGTTTACACGCAATTTTTTGTAAAACTGCCCTGGGATGGAGAGCACAAAAAGGCATGA
- a CDS encoding flavocytochrome c — protein MNKLTPVLNPLTLPNGAVLKNRLLMAPMTTCSGFHDGTVTSELVEYYRVRAGSIGTIIVECCFIDAKGPAFPGAIAIDSDNKIPGLAKIADAIKSAGSKAILQIYHGGRMVEPELIGGKTPVAPSAIAAARVGATTPQALSAEEVEVMVTRFGDAVNRAIKAGFDGVEIHGANTYLIQQFYSPHSNQRRDKWGGNRDNRARFALEVLDITHKMARRFADPSFIIGYRFSPEELEVPGIRFDDTMYLLEKLAAQGLDYVHFSVGQLLRPSIVDSDDTTPLISKYLAMRSPRLARIPTIGVGGVVNKADAESALEHGFDLVAVGKACIAFPDWIDRIINNHHLELFMHSSQREALNIPEPLWRFSLVDAMIRDVSSGSRKYKAGVYQEKVEAEALKLQINVTLDTDRITDISLIPDAKLDVDFTTTFESLRSRILVANSPHVDAITGATTQSEALKKAVSRALTTSSKEHVIEEGGNPQAPQHYDVVVVGSGGAGLAAAIQAAEEGATVLVVEKMPTIGGNTIKASVGMNAAETRYQKLKGIQDSKERFFDETLKGGKFKNNQQLLRQFVDLAPEAIEWLARHGIELNDITITGGMSIDRTHRPADRSAVGSFLISGLVKNINQHNIEVLLETSVDEILFENGAVTGVKVVDEYNDSRIFHAKSVIVATGGFSANRKMVVNYRPELDGFVTTNHQGATGSGIAMLQHIGAATVDMGEIQIHPTVEQTTSYLVSESIRGGGAILVSQAGQRFFNEMETRDKVSAQIIALPEKSAWIIFDDRVRQNNKAADEYIAKGFVIAAPTVHELAVKLNMDQETLQSTLGRYNRFVGQQHDEDFGRQTALRHPLREGPFFAIRIAPGVHHTMGGITIDTDTAVLDTLKHPIKGAWAAGEVVGGIHGANRIGGNAVADIIIFGMLAGRQAAAWALG, from the coding sequence ATGAATAAACTCACCCCTGTCCTTAATCCGCTGACGCTGCCGAACGGGGCCGTGCTAAAAAACCGCCTGCTGATGGCTCCGATGACGACCTGCAGCGGTTTTCATGATGGAACCGTGACCAGTGAACTGGTTGAGTACTATCGCGTCCGTGCTGGCAGTATCGGTACCATCATCGTGGAATGCTGCTTTATCGATGCGAAAGGCCCGGCTTTTCCCGGGGCGATTGCCATCGACAGCGATAACAAAATTCCGGGACTGGCTAAAATTGCTGATGCCATTAAATCGGCCGGGTCGAAAGCCATTCTGCAGATCTATCACGGCGGCCGCATGGTGGAGCCGGAACTGATTGGCGGTAAAACCCCGGTAGCGCCGAGTGCGATCGCCGCCGCGCGCGTCGGCGCTACCACGCCACAGGCGTTAAGTGCTGAAGAAGTCGAGGTGATGGTCACCAGGTTCGGGGATGCGGTGAACCGGGCGATCAAAGCCGGGTTCGATGGCGTAGAAATCCACGGTGCCAACACCTATTTGATTCAGCAATTCTATTCACCACATTCCAACCAGCGCCGTGATAAGTGGGGAGGAAACCGCGATAATCGGGCCAGATTTGCTCTGGAAGTTCTGGATATAACTCACAAAATGGCGAGGCGATTTGCCGATCCTTCATTTATTATCGGCTATCGCTTCTCGCCGGAAGAGCTGGAAGTGCCGGGTATCCGCTTCGATGACACGATGTACCTGCTGGAAAAACTGGCGGCGCAAGGTCTGGACTACGTGCATTTCTCAGTAGGGCAGCTGCTGCGGCCCTCCATTGTTGATAGCGACGATACAACACCGCTGATTAGCAAATATCTGGCGATGCGTTCACCACGGCTGGCACGGATCCCGACGATCGGTGTCGGCGGGGTGGTGAACAAGGCCGACGCGGAAAGTGCGCTGGAGCACGGTTTTGATCTGGTGGCGGTAGGTAAAGCCTGCATCGCCTTCCCGGACTGGATCGACCGCATCATTAATAACCACCATCTGGAACTGTTTATGCACAGTTCGCAGCGTGAAGCGCTGAACATACCGGAGCCGCTGTGGCGCTTCTCACTGGTTGACGCCATGATCCGCGATGTCAGTAGCGGCAGTCGCAAATACAAAGCCGGGGTTTATCAGGAAAAAGTGGAAGCCGAGGCGTTAAAACTGCAAATCAACGTCACGCTGGATACCGATCGTATTACCGATATTTCACTGATACCGGACGCGAAGCTGGACGTTGATTTCACCACAACGTTTGAAAGTCTGCGCTCGCGTATTCTGGTGGCAAACAGTCCTCATGTTGATGCCATCACCGGGGCAACCACACAGAGTGAGGCACTTAAAAAAGCGGTTTCCCGTGCTTTGACCACCTCCAGCAAAGAGCATGTTATCGAAGAGGGCGGTAACCCGCAGGCACCACAGCACTACGACGTGGTGGTGGTGGGCAGCGGCGGCGCCGGTCTGGCGGCGGCGATTCAGGCCGCAGAAGAAGGGGCAACAGTGCTGGTCGTCGAGAAAATGCCCACCATTGGCGGTAATACCATCAAGGCTTCCGTTGGCATGAATGCCGCAGAAACCCGTTACCAGAAGCTGAAGGGTATTCAGGACAGCAAAGAGCGGTTCTTTGACGAAACGCTGAAAGGGGGCAAATTTAAAAACAATCAGCAGCTGCTGCGCCAGTTTGTTGATCTGGCACCAGAAGCCATTGAGTGGCTGGCGCGTCATGGTATCGAACTGAACGACATCACTATTACTGGCGGCATGAGCATTGACCGTACCCACCGTCCGGCTGACCGTTCCGCCGTTGGCAGTTTCCTGATTAGCGGTTTAGTTAAGAATATCAACCAGCACAATATTGAGGTGCTGCTGGAGACATCAGTCGATGAGATCCTGTTTGAGAATGGCGCGGTCACCGGGGTAAAAGTGGTTGATGAGTACAACGACAGCCGTATTTTTCATGCGAAAAGCGTGATAGTTGCCACCGGCGGATTTAGTGCCAACCGGAAGATGGTGGTGAATTACCGCCCGGAGCTGGATGGCTTCGTGACGACCAATCACCAAGGTGCTACCGGCAGCGGTATCGCTATGTTACAGCATATCGGCGCGGCCACTGTCGATATGGGTGAGATACAGATTCACCCCACTGTAGAACAAACGACCTCTTACCTGGTTTCAGAATCTATACGGGGGGGCGGGGCAATTCTGGTGAGCCAGGCAGGCCAGCGTTTCTTCAATGAAATGGAAACTCGCGATAAAGTCTCTGCGCAAATTATTGCCCTGCCCGAAAAGAGTGCATGGATTATATTTGATGACCGGGTACGCCAAAACAATAAGGCTGCCGATGAATATATCGCTAAAGGCTTTGTGATCGCTGCGCCGACTGTGCATGAACTCGCTGTTAAGCTGAATATGGATCAGGAAACGTTGCAGAGTACGTTGGGGCGTTATAATCGGTTTGTCGGGCAGCAACATGATGAGGACTTTGGACGTCAGACCGCGCTGCGCCATCCGCTGCGCGAGGGGCCATTTTTTGCTATCCGCATCGCTCCCGGGGTGCATCACACCATGGGCGGGATAACCATCGATACCGATACTGCGGTACTGGATACGCTTAAACATCCCATCAAGGGAGCATGGGCGGCGGGTGAAGTGGTTGGTGGTATCCACGGTGCGAACCGTATCGGCGGCAACGCGGTGGCAGATATTATCATCTTCGGTATGCTTGCCGGCCGTCAGGCTGCAGCATGGGCTTTAGGTTAA
- a CDS encoding YgdI/YgdR family lipoprotein, protein MKVKIFKTASIAVLSLLFVAGCSSNQTIRTTDGRSIVTDGKPQIDSDTGLVSYKDAQTGKSEQINRELIKNMSELSN, encoded by the coding sequence ATGAAAGTTAAAATATTCAAAACTGCATCTATTGCTGTGCTTTCACTACTCTTTGTCGCTGGCTGTTCATCTAATCAGACAATCAGAACAACTGACGGCAGGAGCATTGTGACTGACGGGAAACCACAAATTGATAGCGATACGGGTCTGGTTTCATATAAAGATGCTCAAACGGGCAAATCTGAACAGATTAATCGCGAGCTGATTAAGAACATGAGTGAACTTAGCAACTAA
- a CDS encoding DASS family sodium-coupled anion symporter has protein sequence MKKTSLISENAKAPPVSVRPKKRPIMLLIPVLVAVLLLLAPVPQGLEPYAWHFFAIFVGVIVGLIFEPLPGAVIGLTGLVVIALFSQWLLFSPAELADPSFKTASQAFKWAVSGFGNATVWLIFGAFMFAAGYDKTQFGRRLALILVKYLGRRSLTLGYAITFADLLLAPFTPSNTARSGGTIYPIIANLPPLYESKPGDPSARKIGSYLMWVAIAATCITSSMFLSALAPNLLALALVKSVVGFDISWGMWFIAFLPLGLLLLLTMPLLAYWFYPPEVKLNDEVPRWAVSELEKLGRLTRNEILLLVFVVSALLMWIFATAWIEPATAALVVVVMMLWSGVLNWNDITSNKPAWNTFVWFATLVALADGLARVGFITWLGKEGGLLLHGYDPQISAVVLMVAFFLLHYLFASTTAHTTALLPAMLTIAAAIPGINMPVFCLMMCTSLGIMGIITPYGTGPSPIYYGSGYLPVKDYWRLGTIFGAIFLCLLMLIGYPWMVMMF, from the coding sequence ATGAAAAAAACATCCCTTATCAGTGAAAATGCCAAGGCTCCTCCTGTTTCTGTCCGGCCGAAAAAACGGCCGATTATGCTGCTTATACCGGTGCTGGTTGCCGTGTTGCTATTGCTGGCTCCGGTTCCACAAGGGCTGGAACCCTATGCCTGGCACTTTTTCGCTATCTTCGTCGGGGTGATCGTCGGCCTGATTTTTGAACCGTTGCCGGGAGCTGTTATCGGCTTGACCGGCCTGGTGGTCATCGCCCTGTTCAGCCAGTGGCTATTGTTCAGCCCGGCAGAACTTGCCGACCCCTCTTTTAAAACCGCCAGCCAGGCTTTCAAATGGGCAGTCAGCGGCTTCGGTAACGCTACGGTCTGGCTGATTTTCGGCGCGTTTATGTTTGCCGCAGGCTATGACAAAACGCAGTTTGGCCGCCGGCTGGCGCTGATATTGGTTAAATATCTTGGTCGGCGCAGTCTGACGCTGGGCTATGCCATCACCTTCGCCGACCTGCTGCTGGCACCTTTTACGCCGTCTAACACCGCTCGCAGCGGCGGTACTATCTACCCGATAATTGCCAACCTGCCGCCGCTCTACGAGTCAAAACCCGGCGATCCGAGTGCGCGAAAAATTGGCTCTTACCTGATGTGGGTGGCGATTGCTGCAACCTGTATCACCAGCTCAATGTTCCTTTCAGCGCTGGCGCCTAATCTGCTTGCCCTGGCACTGGTGAAAAGCGTGGTCGGCTTCGATATTTCATGGGGCATGTGGTTCATTGCCTTCCTGCCGCTCGGCCTGCTGTTACTGCTTACCATGCCGCTGCTGGCTTACTGGTTTTATCCGCCGGAAGTCAAGTTGAATGACGAAGTGCCGCGCTGGGCGGTGAGCGAACTGGAAAAGCTGGGCAGACTCACCCGCAATGAGATCCTGTTACTGGTGTTCGTGGTCTCTGCCCTGCTGATGTGGATTTTTGCCACGGCATGGATTGAACCCGCAACGGCTGCCCTGGTGGTGGTGGTAATGATGCTGTGGTCCGGCGTACTGAACTGGAACGATATCACCAGTAATAAACCGGCCTGGAATACCTTTGTCTGGTTCGCCACCCTGGTGGCGCTGGCGGATGGTCTGGCTCGCGTCGGATTTATCACCTGGCTGGGCAAAGAGGGCGGCCTGTTGCTGCACGGCTATGACCCACAGATCTCCGCAGTGGTGTTGATGGTCGCCTTTTTCCTGCTGCACTATCTGTTTGCCAGTACCACCGCGCATACCACTGCGCTGTTACCTGCAATGCTCACCATTGCCGCTGCGATACCAGGAATTAATATGCCGGTATTTTGCCTGATGATGTGCACCTCGCTGGGCATCATGGGGATCATCACGCCGTACGGTACGGGGCCGAGTCCGATTTACTATGGCAGTGGCTACCTGCCTGTGAAAGACTACTGGCGCCTGGGGACAATCTTCGGAGCCATCTTCCTCTGCCTGCTTATGCTGATTGGCTACCCGTGGATGGTGATGATGTTCTGA
- a CDS encoding YgdI/YgdR family lipoprotein, translating into MNKMIALPLAAVLCVAALSGCTRSSYAIHTSDGRTIISDGKPHEDSKTGLIAYTDANGIKQQISKSDVKEMSELPK; encoded by the coding sequence ATGAATAAAATGATTGCATTGCCTCTTGCTGCTGTTCTGTGTGTTGCCGCGCTTAGCGGGTGCACCCGCTCCAGCTATGCTATCCATACCAGCGATGGCAGAACTATTATTAGTGATGGCAAGCCACATGAAGATTCCAAAACTGGCCTTATTGCCTATACCGACGCTAACGGCATCAAGCAGCAAATTAGTAAAAGTGATGTGAAGGAAATGAGCGAACTTCCTAAATAA